In one Neobacillus sp. CF12 genomic region, the following are encoded:
- a CDS encoding AmiS/UreI family transporter, whose translation MSFVGLFLSGAVLFLNGLMLLGKADGKAVGYFNLFVGVIQIINPFYLIMTSSQSNWDLYNNAAIFLFGLTYLYVGVTSVKGLQGSGLGWFSLWVAIIAVVYTIISVVVFNDIVNALTWGLWAFLWSLFFLTGSLKLKIDAYVGIVAIVLSWVTLTIPAMLYFLGVWNTPAVQQIWTWVLTLSIAFFVVSLLSPKLSFKKEKSGQEVQAV comes from the coding sequence ATGAGTTTTGTAGGTTTATTTTTATCAGGTGCTGTTCTTTTTCTAAACGGTCTGATGCTGTTAGGAAAAGCAGATGGCAAAGCAGTTGGCTATTTTAATCTTTTCGTCGGTGTTATCCAAATCATTAATCCATTTTATTTAATTATGACATCTAGTCAGAGTAATTGGGACTTATATAATAATGCAGCTATTTTCTTATTTGGTTTAACGTATTTATACGTTGGGGTTACCTCCGTAAAGGGACTCCAAGGCAGCGGACTTGGCTGGTTTAGCTTGTGGGTCGCGATTATTGCGGTGGTTTATACGATTATTTCTGTTGTTGTGTTCAACGATATTGTTAATGCCTTAACATGGGGACTATGGGCGTTTTTATGGTCGCTATTCTTCTTAACAGGCTCGCTTAAATTGAAAATTGATGCTTATGTAGGTATCGTAGCGATTGTCTTGTCATGGGTCACACTAACCATTCCAGCAATGCTTTACTTCTTAGGTGTTTGGAATACGCCTGCAGTTCAACAAATCTGGACTTGGGTGTTAACCTTATCTATCGCCTTTTTCGTAGTCAGCCTTTTAAGTCCAAAGCTTTCATTCAAAAAAGAGAAAAGTGGGCAAGAAGTTCAAGCTGTATAA
- a CDS encoding sigma-70 family RNA polymerase sigma factor produces MGLLDAENEKIDLLKMNRDEAVELLMNEYGETIKRLVFTYIKDYSLTEDLTQEIFLTVYLKLDTFAGRSSIKTWVYTIAINKCKDYLRSWHYRKISYTNNLLDFIGTNKGPESNLLDQSDKTELVKEILKLPIKYREVIILFYYKEFSIHDISVLLSISESTVKVRLHRGREKLKMGLDILGRGEVNG; encoded by the coding sequence GTGGGTTTGCTGGATGCGGAGAATGAAAAAATTGATTTGTTGAAGATGAACCGTGACGAAGCTGTGGAATTGTTGATGAATGAATATGGTGAAACCATTAAAAGATTAGTATTCACATACATTAAAGATTACTCCCTAACAGAGGATTTGACACAAGAAATCTTTCTTACTGTTTATCTAAAACTAGATACATTTGCGGGAAGAAGTTCAATCAAAACCTGGGTATATACGATTGCCATCAATAAATGCAAGGATTATTTAAGGAGTTGGCATTATCGGAAAATCAGTTACACGAATAACCTCCTTGATTTCATAGGAACCAATAAGGGTCCAGAAAGTAATCTCCTGGATCAATCGGACAAAACTGAGTTGGTGAAGGAAATACTAAAGCTTCCCATTAAGTACCGAGAAGTTATCATTTTGTTTTACTATAAAGAATTTTCGATTCATGATATTTCAGTGCTGTTAAGCATTAGTGAGAGCACGGTAAAAGTAAGACTCCATCGAGGCCGGGAAAAGTTGAAAATGGGATTAGATATTCTAGGGCGAGGTGAGGTTAATGGATAA
- a CDS encoding aldo/keto reductase family oxidoreductase — MRTIKLGSSTLEVPVVAVGCMRINSLEKSEAETFVQSALEQGANFFDHADIYGGGACEEIFADAIHMNAEIREKIILQSKCGIRKGMFDFSKEHILHSVDGILKRLNTEYLDVLLLHRPDALVEPEEVAEAFDKLESSGKVRHFGVSNQNPMQIQLLQKNVKQPLVANQLQLSITNANMISNGINVNMVNDSAINRDGSVLDFCRLNDITIQPWSPFQYGFFEGVFLGNEKFPELNQQIDEIAAKYEVSNTTIAIAWLLRHPANMQPVIGTMNVDRLKDCCKASEIQLTREEWYSIYRAAGNILP, encoded by the coding sequence TTGAGAACAATAAAATTAGGAAGCAGCACATTAGAAGTGCCAGTGGTTGCGGTCGGCTGTATGCGGATAAATTCGCTTGAAAAGAGCGAAGCGGAAACCTTTGTTCAATCGGCATTAGAGCAAGGGGCGAACTTCTTCGACCATGCGGACATATATGGTGGCGGAGCTTGTGAGGAAATTTTTGCAGATGCTATACATATGAATGCTGAAATTCGTGAAAAGATCATCCTGCAATCAAAATGTGGTATTCGCAAGGGGATGTTTGATTTTTCAAAAGAGCATATCTTACATTCCGTGGATGGAATTTTGAAACGGCTAAATACCGAATATCTTGATGTGCTTCTCCTGCACCGTCCGGATGCCCTCGTGGAGCCAGAAGAAGTTGCAGAGGCATTCGATAAACTTGAAAGTTCAGGAAAAGTACGTCATTTTGGTGTTTCTAACCAGAATCCAATGCAAATTCAGCTGCTGCAGAAAAATGTAAAGCAACCACTTGTAGCCAACCAGCTGCAACTAAGTATTACGAATGCCAACATGATTTCCAATGGAATCAATGTAAACATGGTGAATGATTCAGCGATTAACCGTGATGGCAGCGTGCTAGATTTTTGCAGACTGAACGATATCACGATTCAGCCTTGGTCGCCTTTCCAATATGGATTCTTTGAAGGCGTGTTCCTTGGGAACGAAAAGTTTCCTGAATTGAATCAGCAGATCGATGAAATCGCTGCGAAGTATGAAGTGAGCAATACAACCATCGCCATCGCGTGGCTGCTTCGTCATCCAGCCAACATGCAACCGGTTATTGGTACGATGAATGTGGACAGGTTAAAGGATTGTTGCAAGGCAAGTGAGATTCAGTTAACACGTGAAGAGTGGTACAGTATCTATCGTGCAGCTGGGAATATTTTGCCTTAA
- a CDS encoding sensor histidine kinase encodes MLFSLRNRLLLIFTCLLTIPFIILSLIIPSFFTSVIREQTQELTIEMMDQFSLYVDSISTQAEDLGKQVLVDQTTQEWIRLNRQGAEKKEIDALMNQLKQGLSSIMINNSNAMSISVLLDDGTGTWGVHSSLHETDWYQDFTQHNRDYVKSHLDPFQQSHEMQQKKINSYILPLIDTNTMIAAGVIKVNFPSALLETALNKITIGQNEHTYLLNQQGENILSGKIKTPNSILKQSLKQINTSDDQEGLIEASYQKEKYLVFFQKLPVGDWILISEVTESDLFARANHLQRNLLLTSAVLFFFTILASVILSNNITSPLGKLAKALVFIERGDFSGAKRFMPQIKSRNNEVDYLINVTEHTIDQLQNLIETQYEANLRRKDAEYKALLLQINPHFLNNTLEIIGSLALQGKNKEVMNVSIYLGKMLRYSLNTKSNIVPLGEEVNYIKSYTNILKLRYEDTITIQMNVEPDTITIPVIKFILQPLVENAVKYSFSEKTFADIFIKIEVVGSHLSLSVADKGMGMSEEIISDLLSQADETLHVLESKGNSIGLRNVLGRLKLTYGDDFSYQIESTKNEGTMITLLIDLKRGDRQNEGINHG; translated from the coding sequence ATGCTTTTCTCATTACGCAATCGTTTATTACTTATTTTTACATGTTTGTTAACGATTCCATTTATTATATTATCATTGATTATTCCTAGCTTTTTTACGTCTGTTATTCGAGAACAGACGCAAGAGTTGACCATAGAAATGATGGACCAGTTTTCACTTTATGTTGATTCCATCTCTACCCAGGCAGAGGATTTGGGCAAGCAAGTGCTTGTAGACCAGACCACGCAGGAATGGATTCGATTAAATAGACAAGGTGCGGAGAAGAAAGAAATCGATGCATTGATGAATCAACTTAAACAGGGATTATCCTCGATCATGATTAACAATTCTAATGCGATGTCGATTTCGGTGCTGCTGGATGATGGGACCGGTACTTGGGGTGTTCATTCCTCACTTCATGAAACCGATTGGTATCAGGACTTTACCCAGCATAATCGGGACTATGTTAAGTCACATTTAGATCCATTTCAGCAAAGTCATGAAATGCAGCAAAAGAAGATTAATAGCTATATTTTGCCCCTCATTGATACGAATACGATGATAGCAGCAGGAGTCATTAAGGTGAATTTCCCTTCTGCTTTACTAGAAACGGCCCTAAATAAAATTACAATTGGACAAAATGAGCATACCTATTTGTTAAATCAGCAGGGTGAAAACATTTTGTCAGGCAAGATAAAGACCCCAAATTCAATCCTGAAACAAAGTTTAAAGCAAATCAACACTAGCGATGACCAAGAAGGGCTAATTGAAGCCTCCTATCAGAAGGAGAAGTATTTAGTTTTCTTTCAAAAGCTGCCTGTAGGGGATTGGATCTTAATCAGTGAAGTGACAGAGTCCGATTTATTTGCAAGGGCCAATCATTTACAGCGAAACCTTTTGCTAACGAGTGCCGTCCTTTTCTTCTTCACGATTCTGGCTTCGGTGATCCTTTCAAACAATATTACAAGTCCATTAGGAAAACTAGCAAAAGCGCTTGTGTTTATCGAACGGGGAGATTTTTCAGGTGCCAAACGTTTTATGCCGCAAATTAAATCTCGAAATAATGAAGTTGATTATCTAATTAATGTTACGGAACATACGATTGATCAATTGCAGAATCTAATTGAAACACAATATGAAGCCAATTTGCGTCGGAAAGATGCGGAATATAAAGCCTTATTATTACAAATCAACCCTCACTTTCTGAACAATACGCTTGAAATTATTGGAAGTTTAGCGCTTCAAGGAAAAAATAAAGAGGTCATGAATGTAAGCATTTATTTAGGAAAAATGCTGAGATATTCTCTAAATACAAAAAGCAATATTGTGCCGTTAGGTGAAGAAGTAAACTATATTAAAAGTTACACGAACATATTAAAGTTAAGATATGAAGACACGATCACGATTCAAATGAATGTAGAGCCTGACACTATAACGATCCCCGTAATAAAATTCATTTTACAGCCACTTGTGGAAAATGCGGTGAAATATAGTTTCAGTGAAAAGACATTTGCAGATATTTTTATAAAAATTGAAGTGGTTGGAAGTCATCTTAGCCTGTCCGTGGCAGATAAAGGGATGGGGATGTCTGAAGAAATTATTTCGGATTTATTATCCCAAGCAGATGAAACCCTGCATGTTTTGGAAAGCAAAGGGAACAGCATAGGGCTGCGAAATGTCCTTGGACGATTAAAGCTTACTTATGGAGATGACTTTTCCTATCAAATTGAATCTACTAAAAATGAAGGCACGATGATTACATTGCTGATTGATTTGAAAAGGGGGGATAGACAGAATGAAGGTATTAATCACGGATGA